The following are encoded together in the Streptomyces sp. NBC_00358 genome:
- a CDS encoding DUF1453 domain-containing protein, whose protein sequence is MSGLVNAVVIVAVAVVVIARQFRARRISSDRRWWIVPAVLAFMALRDPGLIDPHHQVEASLLLGTELVTALAVGAGWAWTTRIWTEPDGAVWSRSTKAGGAVWIVGICLRLGLFGIGAVLGVHQGSSALTLGLAATLLVRSGLVAWRVQSSRPSVIGQSPAYGDGVGRALRKERL, encoded by the coding sequence ATGTCCGGGCTCGTCAATGCTGTGGTGATCGTCGCCGTCGCGGTTGTGGTGATCGCGCGCCAGTTCCGTGCGCGCCGGATCAGTTCGGACAGGCGCTGGTGGATCGTGCCCGCCGTGCTGGCCTTCATGGCACTGCGCGACCCCGGATTGATCGACCCGCACCACCAGGTCGAGGCGTCCCTCCTCCTGGGTACGGAGTTGGTGACAGCACTGGCCGTCGGAGCCGGATGGGCGTGGACGACCCGGATATGGACGGAGCCGGACGGCGCCGTGTGGAGCAGGAGCACCAAGGCCGGCGGGGCCGTCTGGATCGTCGGCATCTGCCTGCGCCTTGGGCTGTTCGGTATCGGTGCCGTGCTCGGTGTGCACCAGGGCTCCTCGGCCCTGACGCTCGGCCTGGCGGCCACCCTGCTGGTCCGTTCCGGGCTGGTGGCCTGGCGGGTGCAGTCCTCGCGGCCGTCGGTGATCGGACAGAGCCCGGCGTACGGTGACGGCGTGGGTCGGGCCCTGCGGAAGGAGCGTCTGTGA
- a CDS encoding response regulator, whose product MIDVLVVDDDFRVAEINAKYVGKVPGFRVAARAHSAAQALAAVERAPIDLVLLDQYLPDRTGLELVHRMRESGHGTDVIMITAASDVVTVQAAMRLGALHYLVKPFTFTALRTRLDSYAALRRTVDRVGGRGVAGQEQVDRIFGALRTTPAPSSPGLPSGHSEPTTDLICDVLHRAARPLSAHEVAAETGLSRSTAQRYLRHLEQAGRLCLSLKYGDTGRPEHRYAWVAP is encoded by the coding sequence ATGATTGACGTCCTGGTCGTGGACGACGATTTCCGCGTTGCCGAGATCAACGCGAAGTACGTGGGGAAGGTTCCCGGATTCCGGGTGGCCGCCCGCGCGCACAGTGCCGCCCAGGCCCTGGCCGCCGTCGAGCGCGCGCCCATCGATCTGGTGCTGCTCGACCAGTACCTGCCGGACCGGACGGGCCTCGAACTGGTCCACCGGATGCGGGAAAGCGGTCACGGCACCGACGTCATCATGATCACCGCGGCCAGCGACGTGGTCACCGTGCAGGCGGCGATGCGCCTTGGCGCGCTGCACTACCTGGTCAAGCCGTTCACCTTCACCGCCCTGCGTACCCGACTGGACTCCTACGCGGCCCTGCGCCGCACCGTCGACCGGGTGGGCGGACGCGGTGTGGCGGGCCAGGAGCAGGTCGACCGGATCTTCGGTGCCCTGCGCACCACGCCCGCACCGTCCTCCCCCGGGCTGCCCAGCGGTCACTCGGAGCCGACGACGGACCTGATCTGCGACGTGCTGCACCGCGCCGCCCGGCCGTTGTCCGCCCATGAGGTGGCCGCCGAGACCGGCCTCAGCCGGTCCACCGCCCAGCGCTATCTGCGCCACCTGGAACAAGCGGGAAGGTTGTGCCTCTCCCTCAAATACGGCGACACAGGACGCCCGGAACACCGCTACGCGTGGGTCGCGCCTTGA
- a CDS encoding ABC transporter ATP-binding protein: MSTDTSPAIELRGASKIFKTPSGGAHTAVRDLDLTIGRGEFVAVVGPTGCGKSTTLTLVSGLEEPTEGEVLVAGEPVTGVGGKVGFVFQQDATFPWRTVLSNVMAGPRFRGVPKAEAKRQAREWLARVGLAAFEDRYPHQLSGGQRKRVALAATFVNDPEILLMDEPFSALDVQTRALMSDELLELWEGTGASVVFVTHDLEESIALADKVVVMTAGPATVKQVFDIDLPRPRKVEAVRLEPRFIEIYREIWESLGEEVRITRERGAAHVA, translated from the coding sequence ATGAGCACAGACACCAGTCCCGCCATCGAGCTGCGGGGCGCGAGCAAGATCTTCAAGACCCCGTCAGGGGGTGCGCACACGGCGGTGAGGGATCTTGATCTGACCATCGGCCGGGGCGAGTTCGTGGCCGTAGTCGGACCCACCGGCTGTGGGAAGTCCACCACGCTGACCCTGGTCAGCGGTCTTGAGGAGCCCACCGAGGGCGAGGTACTGGTCGCCGGAGAGCCCGTCACCGGCGTGGGCGGAAAAGTCGGCTTCGTCTTCCAGCAGGACGCCACCTTCCCCTGGCGCACGGTCCTTTCCAATGTGATGGCCGGACCCCGCTTCCGCGGTGTGCCCAAGGCGGAGGCCAAGCGACAGGCCCGGGAATGGCTCGCCCGGGTCGGACTGGCGGCTTTCGAGGACCGCTATCCGCACCAGCTCTCCGGCGGTCAGCGCAAGCGCGTCGCCCTCGCCGCGACCTTCGTCAACGACCCCGAGATCCTGCTGATGGACGAGCCCTTCTCGGCGCTCGACGTGCAGACCAGGGCCCTGATGTCCGACGAACTGCTCGAACTGTGGGAGGGCACGGGCGCCTCTGTCGTCTTCGTCACCCACGACCTGGAGGAGTCCATCGCGCTCGCCGACAAGGTCGTCGTGATGACAGCGGGCCCCGCCACCGTGAAGCAGGTCTTCGACATCGACCTGCCGCGGCCGCGCAAGGTCGAAGCGGTACGCCTGGAGCCGCGGTTCATCGAGATCTACCGCGAGATCTGGGAGTCGCTCGGCGAAGAGGTCCGCATCACCCGTGAGAGGGGTGCCGCTCATGTCGCCTGA
- a CDS encoding DNA gyrase/topoisomerase IV subunit B: protein MTAETSVPSTALLTGADRDGSNYTARHLLVLEGLEAVRKRPGMYIGSTDSRGLMHCLWEIIDNSVDEALGGYCDHIDVILHDDASVEVRDNGRGIPVDVEPKTGLSGVEVVMTKLHAGGKFGGGSYAASGGLHGVGASVVNALSARLDVEVDRNGQTHAVSFRRGTPGAFKADGSDAAFDATGGLRKLKRIPKTRTGTRVRYWADRQIFLKDAKLSLEHLHQRARQTAFLVPGLTIVVRDEYGLGDGGSKGEESFRFDGGISEFCEYLASDKPVNDVLRFFGQGTFKETVPVLDEHGQMTPTEVTRELGVDVAMRWGTGYDTNLKSFVNIIATPKGGTHVAGFEQAVAKTMNEVLRAKKMLRVAEDDIVKDDALEGLTAVVTVRLAEPQFEGQTKEVLGTSAARRIVTNVVTKELKAFLTSPKRDTAAQARVVMEKAVAAARTRIAARQHKDAQRRKTALESSSLPAKLADCRSDDVERSELFIVEGDSALGTAKLARNSEFQALLPIRGKILNVQKASVTDMLKNAECGAIIQVIGAGSGRTFDIDAARYGKIILLVDADVDGAHIRILLLTLFQRYMRPMVEAGRVFAAVPPLHRIELSQPKKGQDKYVYTYSDRELRETVLELQRKGVRYKDSIQRYKGLGEMDADQLAETTMDPRFRTLRRINISDLEASEQVFDLLMGNDVAPRKEFISSSAATLDRSRIDA, encoded by the coding sequence GTGACCGCCGAGACGTCCGTGCCGTCCACAGCGCTGCTGACCGGAGCAGACCGGGACGGTTCCAACTACACCGCGCGGCACCTGCTCGTCCTTGAGGGGCTCGAGGCAGTGCGGAAGCGCCCGGGCATGTACATCGGGTCGACCGACAGTCGTGGCCTGATGCACTGCCTCTGGGAGATCATCGACAACTCCGTGGACGAGGCCCTCGGGGGCTACTGCGACCACATCGACGTCATCCTGCACGACGACGCCTCCGTCGAGGTGCGGGACAACGGCCGCGGCATCCCCGTCGACGTGGAGCCCAAGACCGGGCTCTCCGGTGTCGAGGTCGTCATGACCAAGCTGCACGCCGGCGGCAAGTTCGGCGGCGGCTCGTACGCCGCCTCGGGCGGTCTGCACGGCGTGGGCGCCTCTGTGGTGAACGCGCTCTCCGCCCGGCTGGACGTCGAGGTGGACCGCAACGGCCAGACCCACGCGGTGAGCTTCCGCCGTGGCACCCCGGGAGCGTTCAAGGCCGACGGCTCCGACGCCGCCTTCGACGCGACGGGCGGGCTGCGCAAGCTCAAGCGGATCCCGAAGACCCGCACCGGCACCCGTGTGCGCTACTGGGCCGACCGCCAGATCTTCCTCAAGGACGCCAAGCTCTCGCTGGAGCACCTCCACCAGCGCGCCCGTCAGACCGCCTTCCTGGTGCCTGGCCTGACCATCGTCGTCCGTGACGAATACGGGCTCGGCGACGGTGGCAGCAAGGGCGAGGAGTCGTTCCGCTTCGACGGCGGGATCAGCGAGTTCTGCGAGTACCTGGCCTCCGACAAGCCGGTCAACGACGTCCTCCGCTTCTTCGGACAGGGGACCTTCAAGGAGACCGTCCCGGTCCTCGACGAGCACGGACAGATGACGCCGACCGAGGTCACCCGTGAGCTGGGTGTCGATGTCGCGATGCGCTGGGGCACCGGTTACGACACGAACCTGAAGTCGTTCGTGAACATCATCGCCACGCCCAAGGGCGGCACCCATGTCGCGGGCTTCGAGCAGGCCGTCGCCAAGACGATGAACGAGGTCCTCCGGGCCAAGAAGATGCTCCGGGTCGCCGAGGACGACATCGTCAAGGACGACGCGCTGGAGGGCCTCACGGCCGTCGTCACCGTGCGTCTCGCCGAGCCGCAGTTCGAGGGGCAGACCAAGGAGGTCCTTGGCACCTCGGCTGCCCGCCGCATCGTGACGAACGTGGTGACCAAGGAGCTCAAGGCGTTCCTGACCTCCCCGAAGCGGGACACGGCCGCGCAGGCGCGGGTCGTGATGGAGAAGGCCGTCGCCGCCGCCCGTACGCGGATCGCCGCCCGTCAGCACAAGGACGCGCAGCGCCGGAAGACGGCTCTGGAATCCTCCTCGCTGCCCGCCAAGCTCGCCGACTGCCGCAGCGACGACGTGGAGCGCAGCGAGCTGTTCATCGTCGAGGGCGACTCCGCGCTGGGTACGGCGAAGCTGGCCCGGAACTCCGAGTTCCAGGCGCTGCTGCCGATCCGGGGCAAGATCCTCAACGTTCAGAAGGCGTCCGTGACGGACATGCTGAAGAACGCCGAGTGCGGTGCGATCATCCAGGTCATAGGGGCGGGGTCCGGGCGGACCTTCGACATCGACGCGGCGCGCTACGGGAAGATCATTCTCCTCGTCGACGCCGATGTCGACGGCGCGCACATCCGGATTCTGCTGCTGACGCTGTTCCAGCGGTACATGCGGCCCATGGTCGAGGCGGGCCGGGTGTTCGCGGCGGTCCCGCCGCTGCACCGGATCGAGCTCAGCCAGCCCAAGAAGGGGCAGGACAAGTACGTCTACACGTACTCGGACCGTGAGCTGCGGGAGACGGTGCTGGAGCTGCAGCGCAAGGGTGTGCGCTACAAGGACTCGATCCAGCGGTACAAGGGTCTCGGCGAGATGGACGCCGATCAGCTGGCCGAGACGACGATGGATCCGAGGTTCCGGACGCTGCGCCGGATCAACATCTCCGACCTGGAAGCGTCCGAGCAGGTGTTCGATCTGCTGATGGGTAACGACGTGGCTCCCCGCAAGGAGTTCATCTCGAGCTCGGCCGCGACGCTGGACCGGTCGCGGATCGACGCGTAG
- a CDS encoding sensor histidine kinase codes for MTDNAWLRWPSREALSRVGVHRARRALARVTRVLVLAMLIATTFTNTELNGWALAGAITGIVVCGVLAWGFWRTTLEHRLLPSLGLLVLLLALAAVGQDVGFRVAAVVLWCGCAVSAIERLPLAAALPFAAVALGAYAAVNNDDWLTTVATTVGLALAGYVLRLDAEARGSAQRLLAQERAARAAEAQSAALGERARIAREIHDVLAHSLSAQLVHLEAARLLIERGADRETILERVVAARGMAREGLAETRQALSALRGEMSPLEDFLGELVTTADGAEVMVTGERQPLPAEASQAVRRVAQEALTNVRKHAPGARVHIRLDYGEHEVTLDVRDSGGKPGELSASGAGYGLLGMRERAELLGGSLDAGPGEEGFVVTLKVPV; via the coding sequence GTGACGGACAACGCGTGGCTGCGCTGGCCCTCCCGTGAGGCACTCTCCCGCGTGGGCGTCCACAGGGCCCGCCGAGCGCTCGCCCGGGTCACGCGGGTCCTCGTCCTCGCCATGCTCATCGCCACGACGTTCACGAACACGGAGCTGAACGGCTGGGCCCTCGCCGGAGCGATCACGGGAATCGTCGTGTGCGGGGTCCTCGCCTGGGGGTTTTGGCGGACCACGCTGGAGCATCGCCTCCTGCCGTCCCTGGGGCTGCTCGTTCTGCTGCTGGCGCTCGCGGCCGTGGGGCAGGACGTGGGCTTCCGGGTTGCGGCGGTCGTCCTCTGGTGCGGATGTGCCGTCAGCGCCATCGAACGGCTGCCCCTCGCGGCGGCACTGCCGTTCGCCGCGGTGGCACTGGGCGCGTACGCGGCGGTCAACAACGACGACTGGCTGACCACCGTGGCCACCACCGTGGGACTCGCCCTCGCGGGGTATGTGCTGCGCCTCGACGCGGAGGCACGGGGGAGTGCGCAGCGGCTGCTGGCCCAGGAGCGCGCGGCACGTGCGGCGGAGGCGCAGTCGGCCGCGCTCGGGGAGCGTGCCCGGATAGCGCGGGAGATCCATGATGTCCTGGCCCACAGCCTCTCGGCGCAACTCGTGCATCTGGAGGCGGCGCGGCTGCTCATCGAGCGGGGGGCGGACCGGGAGACGATCCTCGAACGGGTCGTGGCGGCACGGGGAATGGCGCGCGAGGGACTCGCGGAGACCCGCCAGGCACTCTCCGCGCTCCGGGGCGAGATGTCTCCGCTGGAGGACTTCCTCGGCGAACTCGTCACGACCGCCGACGGAGCCGAAGTCATGGTGACGGGCGAGCGCCAGCCACTGCCGGCGGAGGCCTCCCAGGCGGTGCGCAGAGTCGCGCAGGAGGCGCTGACGAACGTACGCAAACACGCTCCGGGTGCCAGAGTCCACATCCGGCTCGACTACGGCGAGCACGAAGTGACTTTGGACGTACGGGATTCGGGTGGAAAACCGGGCGAGCTCAGCGCTTCGGGAGCCGGGTACGGTCTGCTGGGCATGCGGGAGCGCGCCGAGTTGCTGGGCGGCTCGCTGGATGCCGGACCGGGCGAGGAGGGGTTCGTGGTGACGCTGAAGGTGCCTGTATGA
- a CDS encoding solute symporter family protein, with product MSGHHQTLALLLFSAFVAVTLGITTWVSRNRHGSAEEFYAGGRLFSPMENGFALSGDYMSAASFLGITGLISLYGYDGLLYAVGFLVAWLIVLFLVAELVRNCGRFTLADVVAARMDERPVRIAAGTSSVVVSVLYLVAQMVGAGSLVSLLLGGTSDAARNWTVIGVGALMVIYVSMGGMRATTWIQIVKAVLLIGGAVVLTVLVLMRFHGDINDLLRTAARRSGHGQAFLAPGLKYGGDWTARFDFMSLGLALVLGTAGLPHILSRFYTVPTARAARRSVLWSIGLIGGFYLMTIVLGFGAAAVVGPAAVRGSNAAGNTAVPLLALDLGGGADSTGGTVLFAVVAAIAFATILAVVAGVTLASSASVAHDLYASLRRRRAKPHGEVAVARAASVGIGLVAIALSLLARDLNVAFLVGLAFAVAASANLPVLLYSLFWRSFTTRGAVWAVYGGLVPALLLVLLSPVVSGSPESLFPGVDFQYFPLQNPGLVSIPLGFVAGWLGTVTSAEPPDEAKHAEIEVRALTGAGAV from the coding sequence GTGAGCGGCCACCATCAGACGCTGGCACTCCTGCTGTTCAGCGCGTTCGTCGCCGTGACGCTGGGGATCACGACGTGGGTGAGCCGCAACCGGCACGGTTCGGCCGAGGAGTTCTACGCGGGCGGGCGGTTGTTCTCGCCGATGGAGAATGGATTTGCCCTCTCGGGTGACTATATGTCGGCCGCTTCCTTCCTCGGCATCACCGGACTCATCTCCCTCTACGGCTACGACGGGCTGCTCTACGCCGTGGGGTTCCTGGTGGCCTGGCTGATCGTTCTGTTCCTCGTCGCCGAACTGGTGCGCAACTGCGGGCGGTTCACACTCGCCGACGTCGTCGCGGCGCGGATGGACGAGAGGCCGGTACGGATCGCGGCCGGAACGTCCTCGGTCGTGGTGTCCGTTCTGTATCTGGTGGCGCAGATGGTGGGTGCGGGCAGCCTCGTCTCCCTGCTGCTGGGAGGTACGAGCGACGCGGCGCGCAACTGGACGGTGATCGGTGTCGGCGCCCTCATGGTGATCTATGTGTCGATGGGAGGGATGCGGGCGACCACCTGGATCCAGATCGTCAAGGCGGTCCTGCTGATCGGCGGTGCCGTCGTGCTCACCGTGCTGGTCCTGATGCGGTTCCACGGGGACATCAACGACCTGCTGCGTACGGCCGCGCGGCGCAGCGGGCACGGCCAGGCCTTTCTCGCGCCCGGATTGAAGTACGGCGGGGACTGGACGGCGCGCTTCGACTTCATGAGCCTCGGGCTGGCGCTGGTGCTCGGCACCGCCGGGCTGCCGCACATCCTGTCGCGCTTCTACACCGTGCCGACCGCGCGAGCCGCACGGCGCTCGGTGCTGTGGTCGATCGGACTCATCGGCGGCTTCTACCTGATGACGATCGTGCTGGGGTTCGGCGCGGCCGCCGTCGTCGGTCCGGCGGCGGTACGCGGATCGAACGCCGCGGGGAACACGGCGGTTCCGTTGCTGGCCCTCGATCTGGGCGGCGGAGCCGACTCCACGGGGGGAACGGTTCTGTTCGCGGTCGTCGCCGCCATCGCCTTCGCCACCATTCTCGCGGTCGTCGCCGGCGTCACCCTCGCGTCCTCGGCCTCCGTGGCCCACGACCTGTACGCCTCGCTGCGTCGCCGCCGCGCGAAGCCGCACGGCGAGGTGGCGGTGGCGCGCGCCGCGTCGGTCGGCATCGGGCTGGTCGCCATCGCTCTGAGCCTCCTGGCCCGCGATCTGAACGTGGCCTTCCTGGTGGGTCTCGCCTTCGCGGTCGCCGCGTCCGCGAACCTGCCGGTGCTGCTGTACTCCCTGTTCTGGCGGTCCTTCACGACACGCGGTGCCGTGTGGGCCGTATACGGCGGTCTGGTGCCCGCGCTGCTGCTCGTGCTGCTCTCGCCGGTGGTGTCGGGCAGCCCCGAATCGCTGTTCCCCGGAGTGGACTTCCAGTACTTCCCGCTCCAGAACCCGGGTCTTGTGTCGATCCCTCTGGGTTTTGTCGCCGGCTGGCTCGGCACCGTCACCTCGGCGGAGCCGCCGGACGAGGCCAAGCACGCCGAGATCGAGGTCCGCGCGCTCACGGGCGCCGGAGCGGTCTGA
- a CDS encoding ABC transporter permease, with product MSPEVLSTPVVDTAKIPGRAHSRARAARRRKIVVGAARALLLVVVLGLWEVLSRAEVIDPFNFSMPSKIWEQIWTWVTHGTALGPLGEQIWYTLHEALLGWVIGVVAGVVFGIALGRIALLADILGPYIKVLNSIPRIVLAPIFVIWFGLGPASKVASAVVLVFFPVFFNAFQGAREVDRNLVANARILGASDRRVTLQVVIPSATSWIFTSLHVSFGFALIGAIVGEYIGATKGIGLLVAQSQGTFNAAGVYAAMVILAVVALLAEGLLTFGERRIFRWKSSESDR from the coding sequence ATGTCGCCTGAGGTTCTCAGCACCCCGGTCGTCGACACGGCCAAGATCCCGGGCCGCGCGCACTCCCGAGCCCGTGCCGCCCGCAGGCGCAAGATCGTGGTGGGCGCCGCCCGAGCACTGCTCCTGGTCGTCGTGCTCGGCCTGTGGGAGGTGCTGTCCCGGGCCGAGGTCATCGACCCGTTCAACTTCTCGATGCCCTCGAAGATCTGGGAACAGATCTGGACCTGGGTGACTCACGGGACCGCGCTCGGCCCGCTCGGCGAGCAGATCTGGTACACGCTTCACGAGGCGCTGCTCGGCTGGGTCATCGGTGTGGTCGCCGGGGTGGTCTTCGGTATCGCGCTCGGGCGGATCGCCTTGCTTGCCGACATTCTTGGTCCATACATCAAGGTGCTCAACTCGATACCGAGGATTGTCCTTGCCCCGATCTTCGTGATCTGGTTCGGGCTCGGACCGGCTTCCAAGGTCGCCTCGGCCGTGGTGCTCGTCTTCTTCCCGGTGTTCTTCAACGCCTTCCAGGGAGCCCGTGAGGTCGACCGGAACCTGGTGGCCAACGCCCGGATCCTCGGCGCGAGCGACCGCCGGGTGACGCTTCAGGTCGTCATTCCGTCCGCCACCTCGTGGATCTTCACCAGCCTCCATGTCAGCTTCGGGTTCGCGCTCATCGGCGCGATCGTCGGGGAGTACATCGGCGCCACGAAGGGCATCGGCCTGCTCGTCGCGCAGTCGCAGGGCACCTTCAACGCGGCCGGCGTGTACGCGGCGATGGTCATCCTCGCCGTAGTCGCCCTCCTCGCCGAGGGGCTGCTGACCTTCGGCGAACGGCGCATCTTCCGCTGGAAGTCGTCGGAATCCGACCGCTGA
- a CDS encoding response regulator transcription factor — MTERAEGRKPARVVVADDQTVVREGIVMLLGLLPGIEVVGAAGDGAEAVRLVAELAPDVVLMDLRMPRCDGVEATRRIRAEYPGTQVVVLTTYADDESLFPALRAGARGYLTKDAGGDEIVRAVESVLSGDAGLSPSIQRRLLERLSDPEPRPGPPPEAPDGLTSRETEVLLLIAEGLSNHEIARKLHVSTATVKTHINNLFAKTGLKDRAQAVRYAYGKGLVRPPAG, encoded by the coding sequence ATGACCGAGAGGGCGGAGGGCAGGAAGCCGGCGCGCGTCGTGGTCGCGGACGATCAGACGGTCGTCCGCGAAGGCATCGTGATGCTTCTGGGACTGCTGCCGGGGATCGAGGTCGTCGGCGCGGCCGGTGACGGGGCTGAGGCGGTGCGGCTGGTGGCCGAACTCGCCCCGGACGTCGTGCTGATGGATCTGCGCATGCCCCGCTGCGACGGGGTCGAGGCCACCCGCCGCATCCGTGCCGAGTATCCCGGGACGCAGGTCGTCGTGCTCACGACGTACGCGGACGACGAGTCGTTGTTTCCCGCACTCCGCGCCGGAGCCCGCGGCTATCTGACGAAGGACGCGGGAGGCGACGAGATCGTGCGGGCCGTGGAAAGCGTGCTCTCCGGGGACGCGGGGCTCTCGCCGAGCATCCAGCGGCGACTGCTGGAGCGGCTGTCGGATCCGGAACCGAGGCCCGGCCCGCCTCCGGAAGCGCCGGACGGGCTCACCTCGCGCGAGACGGAGGTACTCCTGCTGATCGCCGAGGGCCTCAGCAATCACGAGATCGCCCGCAAGCTGCATGTGTCCACGGCCACGGTGAAGACCCACATCAACAATCTCTTCGCCAAGACCGGTCTCAAGGACCGTGCTCAAGCTGTCCGTTATGCCTATGGGAAAGGTCTCGTACGGCCGCCGGCGGGATGA
- a CDS encoding DUF485 domain-containing protein codes for MDKHDGGGTGEVRFDDPWYDALASGWGELDGTGALAPAVPAARAGHDGRTGGAAHVYLEVQRSAAFQEVRGRYRRFVIPAIALFFPWYVGYVVTATTAPGFMARPVVGVVNVALLAGLGQFLTTFVLAWAYARHARLHRDRAALELRWDTQEMTRNARGGQR; via the coding sequence GTGGACAAGCACGACGGCGGCGGCACAGGGGAGGTCCGGTTCGACGACCCCTGGTACGACGCGCTCGCTTCCGGCTGGGGTGAGTTGGACGGTACGGGTGCGCTCGCTCCCGCCGTTCCGGCCGCCCGCGCGGGGCACGACGGACGAACGGGCGGGGCAGCCCACGTCTATCTGGAGGTGCAGCGCAGTGCCGCCTTCCAGGAAGTGCGCGGCCGGTACCGCAGGTTCGTGATTCCGGCCATTGCCCTCTTCTTCCCCTGGTACGTGGGCTATGTCGTGACAGCGACGACGGCGCCGGGGTTCATGGCGCGGCCCGTCGTCGGAGTGGTGAACGTGGCACTGCTCGCGGGACTCGGGCAGTTCCTCACGACGTTCGTGCTCGCCTGGGCGTACGCACGGCACGCGCGGCTCCACAGGGACCGTGCCGCGCTCGAACTGCGCTGGGACACACAAGAGATGACACGGAACGCCCGGGGTGGTCAGCGGTGA
- a CDS encoding DUF7455 domain-containing protein has protein sequence MTTVLTPASPLTAADRCDRCGAQAYLRVVLLSGGELLFCAHHGRKFEPELKKIAAEIQDETERLTSVPESVNDEEH, from the coding sequence GTGACTACTGTTCTGACCCCCGCGAGCCCGCTGACGGCCGCTGACCGCTGCGACCGTTGCGGCGCCCAGGCATATCTGCGCGTCGTCCTCCTGAGCGGCGGAGAACTGCTCTTCTGCGCCCACCACGGTCGCAAGTTCGAGCCGGAACTCAAGAAGATCGCCGCTGAGATACAGGACGAGACGGAGCGGCTGACGTCCGTTCCCGAAAGCGTCAACGACGAAGAACACTGA
- a CDS encoding serine protease: MRRPFVPTLALAAAAAVIPLTTPALAASDSVVIGSRPVRISESPWTVALSSRDRFGGTRGGQFCGGVVVGPTTVVTAAHCLGDDVLGAPPRQARDLKVIAGRGNLMSDDGKEIAVRDIWVNPHYDSDTNAGDFGVLTLAEPLPAASVIRMAPPGDPAYESGTAAVVYGWGDLTGGGDYSDSLRAADVHVLSDASCKRAYPGNEAGTYDAASMVCAGEPEGGRDACQGDSGGPLVAQGRLIGLVSWGSGCGRAGSPGVYTRVSEVVQALDAGR, translated from the coding sequence ATGCGCCGTCCCTTCGTCCCGACGCTGGCCCTTGCGGCCGCCGCAGCGGTGATACCGCTGACCACTCCTGCCCTCGCGGCTTCCGACAGCGTTGTCATCGGAAGCCGTCCGGTCCGGATCTCCGAGAGTCCCTGGACGGTCGCGCTGTCCAGTCGTGACCGGTTCGGAGGTACACGCGGGGGGCAGTTCTGCGGAGGCGTGGTCGTCGGACCGACCACGGTCGTGACCGCGGCGCACTGCCTGGGAGACGACGTGCTGGGGGCGCCACCGCGCCAGGCGCGCGATCTGAAGGTCATCGCGGGGCGCGGGAACCTGATGTCCGACGACGGCAAGGAGATCGCCGTACGCGACATCTGGGTCAACCCGCACTACGACAGTGATACGAACGCCGGGGACTTCGGCGTGCTGACGCTGGCCGAGCCGCTGCCGGCCGCCTCCGTGATCCGCATGGCGCCGCCCGGTGATCCGGCGTACGAGTCAGGGACGGCCGCCGTCGTCTATGGCTGGGGCGACCTGACGGGCGGCGGGGACTACTCCGACAGCCTGCGGGCCGCGGACGTTCACGTGCTCTCCGACGCCTCGTGCAAGCGGGCCTATCCCGGCAATGAGGCCGGGACCTACGACGCGGCGTCCATGGTGTGCGCCGGGGAGCCGGAGGGCGGGCGTGACGCCTGCCAGGGGGACAGTGGCGGGCCGCTGGTCGCCCAGGGGCGCCTCATCGGCCTGGTCTCCTGGGGGAGCGGCTGTGGGCGCGCCGGGAGCCCGGGTGTCTACACGCGGGTCTCGGAGGTGGTCCAGGCGCTCGACGCGGGTCGCTGA